GCCGCGAGGCACGTACACGTCGCACCCGTTCTCTTGCAGCACGCGGGCGGTGGCCCAGTGCGTCGAACGAAACAGCACATCGGCCACGCAGCCGGTGAAGAGGGCCACGCGCGCGCGGCGCGGGCCTTTGGCCGGCAAGAACTCCGGCAGTTCCGGCTCTTCCTTGCCCGGCGGCGGCAGCATATCGACAAGCTGCCGCAACCGCGCGGGAAGCAGCCGCAGCAGGCCGGTCGCCTGAGCGAAACGCAGCAGGCCCAATCGTTGGGCCAGTCGGGCAGGCGCCAGGGCCATCCGCATGCGCTTGGGATAGGGAAAAATGCCGAACAAGATCCAGCGATGAAACCAATCGGCCGACTTGGCCCGGCCATTGCCCGACTGTTCCATCGCCACACGAAACGGCTCGATGAGCTTGCCGTACTGCACGCCGGAGGGACAGGCGGTTTCGCAGGCCCGGCAGTCGAGGCACAATTCGAGATGGCGGCGGACCTCGTCGGTCAGTTCCAGCCGGCGGTCGGTGACGGCCCGCATCAGGTAGATTCGCCCGCGGGGGCTGTCGTTCTCGTTGCCCAACTCGACGTAGGTCGGGCAGGACGCCGTACACAGCCCGCAATGCACGCAGTCGAGAAACAGCCCATAGTCGATGCCGCTGCCGGGCGTGGCCTGTCGTGGGTCGTTCTGCAGTTCCGTGGTCGCTTCTTGGTGCATTTTTATGGAGCGTGCGTTCGGGCCGGATTCACGTCCGACATGGGTGCGAGGACGCTTCTGGAATTTCGCGTAGTAGCCTCTATGGTGTACCATACACCGCGGGCTGCCGATTTAGCAGTGCCGTTGCCATGTTGACTCCCGCCGAAGAACTTGGACTCAGCGGCCTGAACCTCGAAAGCCGCTTGCGCAAGGTCTTCTACGGCTTTCCCCCGGCGACGATCGTCGAGCTGACCGACCGCATGACGAGCGAGGCCTTTCGCCGCAATTTGATCTATTCGCGGCACGGCGAGGTGGAGGCCATCCGCGTCATGCTGCGGCCGATCTGCGTCATGCCCGACCAACTGGCCTATCTGCACTTCGTTTCGCTAACGCTGCTCAACGCGCTGAAGCGCCTGCCCGATCTGTACCTGCAGGACGCGGCGATACGCCGGCTGGTGCCGCTGAGCGAGCCGGAAGAGCGCTGGCTGCGAGACAGTTGGGGGCCGAGCCAGCGTGAAAACAATCCGGTGTTCGGCCGGCTCGACGCCATGGTCGAATTCACCAGCCCCACCTGGAAGGAATCGTTGCGGTTCTTCGAGCCAAACCTGTGCGGCGTCGGCGGCATTCACCTCGGCCCGACCTGCGAGCAAATGCTGACCGAAGTCGTGCTGCCCGCGGTCGAGCGGTGCGATCCGCAGTTGCACATGGAGGTGGGCCAGGATCTCCGCGAGTTGTTCATTCAGGAGGTGATCGACCATCTGGAAGCGATTGGACGCCAGGGACGCAACGTCTGTTTTATCGAACCGAAGTATTCGGGCGACGGACCCTGC
Above is a window of Pirellulales bacterium DNA encoding:
- a CDS encoding (Fe-S)-binding protein: MHQEATTELQNDPRQATPGSGIDYGLFLDCVHCGLCTASCPTYVELGNENDSPRGRIYLMRAVTDRRLELTDEVRRHLELCLDCRACETACPSGVQYGKLIEPFRVAMEQSGNGRAKSADWFHRWILFGIFPYPKRMRMALAPARLAQRLGLLRFAQATGLLRLLPARLRQLVDMLPPPGKEEPELPEFLPAKGPRRARVALFTGCVADVLFRSTHWATARVLQENGCDVYVPRGQVCCGAIHFHAGSSEPARTLADRNTAAFDLDELDAVVVNVAGCGAMLKDYGHHWHDGQQGDRQRFAAKVKDVNEFLDELGLVPPRGEIRAVATYHDACHLGHAQKIREAPRRLLAQIPGLQLRDLPETELCCGAAGTYNLTEPEMAGRLSRRKLANIVKTGAQIVLTANAGCLLQIGREARQQGQPLWVAHPMELLDHSYRK